The bacterium BMS3Abin08 genomic interval ATGTACAAGAAAGACCTGGAGAACCCCGTTGCGATAACGGTACATGAGAAGACCTGCACTGATCCCGGGCATATCTCTAATCTATCAGGACCCGAATCCAGTGATAAACGGTTGTTGGAAGCAATATAATAGACACTTCACTCATTGTCGGCGTGCGGCCTGCCCGTCTCCGTGGAATCCCGGAGTATTTCGGGATCACCATCCGGGTGAATAAACCACGAAACCTGATCAACGCATGGTTCTCACAAACTCTCTATATCTCAAGGGGGGGTCTATGATTTGCAACCCCACACTGTCTGTTAGGCCATCCGGAGGGGTCTCGGCATATGCCCATCTTACTTTGCACCGGAGATTAAGCGTCTCTCCTGAAGACAGTCTGAATTTCAGGTTAATCTCCATCCCTGTCTTAAATTTTGCAGCGGTTTTTGCAGGAGCAGTTATCATATGTATCCCGGTTTCAGAGATATTCTCTATTAATACTGCCCTTTTTGTATTGCCCGAGATACGCTCTGCCCTTAAACTCACCGTTGTTCTACCGGAGCCCCTTCTTTCCATAAAACAATTGTACCATGTTTTCTAAAATAAGTGAAGTGTTTTGGATAAGCCTGAAGAAGCATATTATAATTAGTGTCTGTGTATAAATTGCCGTTTTTTATTTTTGTCATGCCCGAAGTCTGTAATCGGGCATCCGGAACTTATTGAAAAGAATAGATTCCGGCCTC includes:
- a CDS encoding PilZ domain protein, encoding MERRGSGRTTVSLRAERISGNTKRAVLIENISETGIHMITAPAKTAAKFKTGMEINLKFRLSSGETLNLRCKVRWAYAETPPDGLTDSVGLQIIDPPLRYREFVRTMR